From a single Bacteroidota bacterium genomic region:
- the prmA gene encoding 50S ribosomal protein L11 methyltransferase has product MVVEASIQLNLDIPKEDFDQVVAVLSEIGYYAFEETPSVLKAFIMESDYDSAAFDQAIQDFFPELRFSKTVERIEAKDWNAEWEANFHSVTVGDFCEVHPPHRAPDPNVKYHLLVAPKMAFGTGHHATTWLMLEECSRLDFAGKDVLDMGCGTGVLGILAHQLGAAHVTCIDFDPWCEENTRENAGLNNIADLEILLGDASAIPDRRYQIILANINRNVLLADRDHYVNALSPGGIIAMSGFYDFDEEKVTAHYTAAGLHLVQRCEKTNWVMLAFEKTDNTALNS; this is encoded by the coding sequence ATGGTTGTAGAAGCTTCGATTCAGCTCAATCTCGATATCCCCAAGGAGGATTTTGACCAAGTGGTGGCCGTACTTTCCGAGATCGGCTACTATGCGTTTGAAGAAACACCTTCGGTGTTGAAAGCCTTCATCATGGAGAGCGACTATGACAGCGCAGCATTCGATCAAGCGATTCAGGACTTTTTTCCTGAGCTTCGTTTTTCCAAGACCGTGGAAAGGATCGAAGCGAAGGATTGGAACGCGGAGTGGGAGGCGAATTTCCACAGCGTGACCGTAGGCGACTTCTGCGAAGTGCATCCGCCGCATCGCGCACCTGATCCCAATGTCAAGTACCATTTGCTTGTGGCACCTAAGATGGCCTTCGGGACCGGGCACCATGCGACCACTTGGCTGATGCTCGAGGAATGCAGCCGGCTCGATTTCGCGGGGAAGGATGTGCTCGACATGGGCTGTGGAACCGGCGTTTTGGGAATTCTCGCCCATCAGTTGGGTGCGGCGCATGTCACCTGCATCGACTTTGATCCGTGGTGCGAGGAAAATACCCGCGAAAATGCCGGATTGAACAACATCGCCGATCTGGAAATCCTGCTGGGAGACGCCTCGGCGATTCCGGATAGACGTTACCAGATTATCTTAGCCAACATCAACCGAAATGTATTGTTGGCCGACCGTGACCATTATGTCAATGCACTTTCGCCCGGTGGAATCATCGCCATGAGTGGATTTTATGACTTTGACGAGGAAAAGGTCACCGCGCACTACACCGCTGCCGGACTCCATCTCGTGCAACGCTGCGAAAAGACCAATTGGGTCATGCTGGCTTTTGAAAAGACCGACAATACTGCTCTGAATTCATGA